Proteins encoded within one genomic window of Gloeobacter kilaueensis JS1:
- a CDS encoding cytochrome P450, protein MQVEQMPGDLGLPGLGRLWQVVATEGFGMLSDYRRYGPVFKSSFLGRHCAVLIGPQANRRVLIEAGDQLSSYEGWGPFTEHVFGQPMMLQDGERHRRTRRLMAPAFHGAAIATYSRTMQQIFKQGFTSWTEQRSVPIHQECRKLALVIGIRLLLGVEAEAQVEQIERWYSALLAGTTALLRLEGPLTAYGRARFAREQLQALLGRIVAERQRRGGLEDSADALGLFLAAVDEQGEPLDRAQVVDELVHLVNGAHFTTATALTWALVELAARPGWRERLRGELERVTGSEPLDVAHLRQLVQMGWFLKEIERFYSPAGAILFRGVRQPFEFGGYVIPAGWLVAVSPFVSHRMAELFADPDHFEPERFAPPREEDRQDPLALVGFGAGPHVCIGREFALMELKIALAILLRDYDWTVAPAEQAVTPRLFPARTRDRYRARFVKRTAPN, encoded by the coding sequence ATGCAAGTCGAGCAGATGCCCGGCGATCTTGGCCTGCCCGGCCTTGGTCGGCTCTGGCAGGTGGTCGCCACCGAGGGATTTGGGATGCTCAGCGACTACCGCCGCTACGGCCCGGTCTTCAAGAGCAGTTTTTTAGGCCGCCATTGCGCAGTATTGATCGGCCCGCAGGCGAACCGGCGAGTACTTATCGAGGCGGGCGATCAACTCTCGTCCTACGAAGGTTGGGGACCGTTTACCGAGCATGTTTTCGGGCAGCCGATGATGCTGCAGGACGGCGAACGGCACCGGCGGACGCGCCGATTGATGGCACCGGCCTTTCACGGTGCGGCCATTGCCACCTACAGCCGCACGATGCAGCAGATTTTTAAGCAGGGTTTTACCAGCTGGACGGAACAGCGGAGCGTCCCTATCCACCAGGAATGTCGCAAGCTGGCGCTAGTTATCGGTATTCGATTGCTCCTGGGCGTTGAAGCTGAGGCGCAGGTGGAGCAGATCGAGCGCTGGTACAGTGCGCTTCTGGCAGGAACGACGGCGCTGTTGCGCCTGGAAGGTCCACTCACCGCCTACGGACGAGCGCGGTTCGCCCGCGAACAACTGCAGGCGCTCCTGGGCCGGATCGTCGCTGAGCGGCAGCGACGGGGTGGTCTGGAGGATTCCGCCGATGCGCTGGGGCTTTTTCTGGCGGCGGTGGACGAACAGGGTGAGCCTCTAGATAGAGCCCAGGTGGTCGATGAGCTGGTGCATCTGGTCAACGGGGCGCACTTCACGACGGCGACCGCCCTCACCTGGGCATTGGTCGAGTTGGCGGCGCGGCCAGGGTGGCGCGAGCGGCTGAGGGGAGAGTTGGAGCGCGTCACCGGCTCAGAACCGCTCGATGTCGCCCACCTGCGTCAGCTCGTCCAGATGGGCTGGTTTTTAAAAGAGATCGAACGCTTTTATTCGCCAGCCGGAGCGATTCTTTTTCGCGGCGTGCGCCAGCCCTTTGAATTTGGGGGCTACGTCATCCCGGCAGGTTGGCTGGTGGCCGTTTCGCCCTTCGTCTCCCACCGGATGGCAGAACTATTCGCAGACCCGGACCACTTCGAGCCGGAGCGCTTTGCCCCGCCGCGCGAGGAGGACCGCCAGGATCCTCTGGCTCTAGTCGGTTTTGGAGCGGGTCCGCACGTCTGTATCGGTCGCGAGTTTGCGCTGATGGAGCTGAAGATTGCCCTGGCGATTTTGCTCAGAGACTACGACTGGACGGTGGCACCTGCGGAGCAGGCGGTCACTCCCCGGCTCTTTCCCGCTCGAACCCGAGATCGCTACCGTGCCCGCTTCGTAAAACGAACAGCTCCAAATTGA
- a CDS encoding TetR/AcrR family transcriptional regulator: protein MRNLEGETEHTLRRVPRQRRGHERVARILDAAARVFAEVGYEAATTHQIAERAGTAVGSLYQYFPDKRAIFAALEERHQQQVEAFHTRLESPEIAQLPLEQMIARMVQMSVRFFEDPAPRVMFLLYYSSPQLFERFDEDFIRQLVQRAGALLRARNPALEAKKVDVVAETFIQSFNHLLLVALRNPPERGAQLVQELQNLLIAYLRPYDQMPAADEPAASGLSERQRLALRWAAQQGELTIQRFEALCPGCSRRSLQRDLSHLVRSGWLQVSGQTNQRTYRPSIRQTRDNL, encoded by the coding sequence ATGAGAAATCTTGAGGGCGAAACGGAGCACACTTTGCGGCGCGTTCCCCGGCAGCGGCGGGGCCACGAGCGGGTAGCGCGCATCCTCGATGCTGCTGCCCGCGTCTTTGCCGAGGTGGGCTACGAAGCGGCGACGACGCACCAGATCGCCGAACGGGCGGGGACGGCGGTGGGTTCGCTTTACCAGTATTTCCCGGACAAACGGGCGATCTTTGCTGCCCTCGAAGAGCGCCACCAGCAGCAGGTAGAAGCGTTTCACACCCGGCTTGAGTCGCCGGAGATAGCCCAGTTGCCCCTTGAGCAGATGATTGCCCGGATGGTTCAGATGAGCGTCCGTTTTTTTGAAGATCCGGCACCGCGCGTGATGTTTCTGCTCTACTACAGCAGTCCGCAACTGTTCGAGCGCTTCGACGAGGACTTTATCCGCCAGCTCGTCCAGCGGGCCGGAGCGCTGCTCAGAGCCCGCAACCCGGCCCTGGAGGCCAAAAAAGTCGATGTCGTGGCCGAAACGTTTATCCAGTCTTTTAACCACCTGTTGCTCGTTGCCCTGCGCAACCCACCCGAGCGCGGCGCTCAGCTCGTCCAGGAACTGCAAAACCTGCTCATCGCCTACCTCCGCCCCTACGACCAGATGCCGGCTGCCGATGAACCAGCCGCTAGCGGCCTCAGCGAGCGCCAGCGGCTGGCTCTGCGCTGGGCAGCCCAGCAGGGGGAGCTGACGATTCAGCGCTTCGAGGCGCTCTGTCCTGGCTGCTCGCGCCGTTCGCTCCAGCGCGATCTAAGTCATCTGGTCCGCAGCGGGTGGTTGCAGGTCAGCGGCCAGACCAACCAGCGCACCTATCGGCCCTCCATCCGGCAAACCCGTGACAACTTGTGA